A section of the Novipirellula caenicola genome encodes:
- a CDS encoding FMN-binding protein, with protein sequence MALGTVNADRFQIRRLVVHLARLAVFVSIIVLIHLQYAKSSARVTPIADLSVDQVDALFPAAATLVGVASDDGRMAVRDADGQSLGYVVQTSPQSDHIIGFSGPTNVLIGFDDQDRVVGFTILSSEDTRDHLLEVQQSERFMSSLDGKSRDEIGHGAVVDAVSGATLTSLAIQESIIHRLGGEVGSLRFPAPLTLDDVKRLFPNADHIEPDPVHASLWSVQSAGDPVGQVLRSSPAADNIVGYQGPTDVLIGLDRDGAVVGIAIGKSYDNEPYVGYVREDSYFRSTFDEMKLPEIAKADLYEMRVEGVSGATMTSMAVADGVVAAAEKHLAQIEREASRPKRRSEFQISVHDIGTGIVIIAAIVIGSTSLRANKRIRIAFQLTLIVYLGLIAGNLLSQAMIAGWAKHGVPLQMAPGLTMLAIAAFACPLLSKRNIYCSHLCPHGAVQQLIKGRIRYQIKLGHSVSKLLMLLPGLLLLWCLVVSMAALPMSLVDIEPFDAYVFRIAGWATIAVFVVGVVASLFIPMAYCRFGCPTGRLLDYLRFNARSDHWTVRDWVALSYLGLAIWLSTGH encoded by the coding sequence ATGGCGTTGGGGACCGTCAATGCGGATCGATTTCAAATTCGCCGCCTCGTCGTGCACCTTGCACGCTTGGCGGTGTTTGTTTCGATCATCGTTCTGATTCATCTTCAATACGCCAAGTCCTCGGCTCGCGTTACCCCGATCGCCGATCTTTCGGTCGATCAGGTTGACGCGTTGTTTCCCGCCGCGGCAACGCTGGTGGGTGTTGCCAGTGACGATGGACGGATGGCCGTTCGTGACGCGGATGGCCAATCGCTCGGCTACGTCGTCCAGACCTCGCCCCAAAGCGATCACATCATCGGATTCTCGGGGCCGACCAATGTGTTGATCGGATTTGACGATCAGGATCGCGTGGTTGGATTCACGATCCTTTCGAGCGAAGACACGCGGGACCATTTGTTAGAGGTCCAGCAGAGCGAGCGTTTCATGTCATCGCTTGATGGAAAATCGAGAGACGAAATCGGTCACGGTGCCGTGGTCGACGCGGTCTCGGGGGCAACACTAACAAGTTTGGCGATCCAGGAGTCGATCATTCACCGGTTGGGCGGCGAGGTTGGTTCGCTGCGTTTTCCGGCACCGCTAACCCTCGACGATGTGAAGCGGTTGTTTCCCAATGCGGACCACATCGAGCCCGATCCGGTACACGCGTCGCTGTGGTCGGTCCAATCCGCCGGCGATCCCGTAGGACAAGTGCTTCGCAGTTCGCCGGCTGCCGACAACATCGTCGGTTATCAAGGTCCGACCGATGTTTTGATTGGCTTGGACCGTGACGGTGCTGTGGTGGGAATCGCGATCGGCAAATCGTACGACAACGAGCCCTATGTCGGATACGTTCGCGAGGACTCATATTTTCGCTCGACCTTTGATGAGATGAAGCTGCCGGAAATCGCCAAAGCGGATCTTTACGAAATGCGAGTCGAAGGGGTGTCCGGGGCAACGATGACTAGCATGGCTGTAGCCGATGGTGTGGTCGCAGCCGCCGAGAAGCATCTTGCGCAGATCGAACGAGAAGCATCACGCCCAAAGCGTCGCTCGGAATTCCAAATTTCGGTGCATGATATTGGTACCGGAATCGTGATCATTGCGGCCATCGTGATTGGATCGACATCGCTGCGAGCCAACAAGCGAATTCGGATTGCGTTTCAGCTGACCTTGATTGTCTATCTCGGACTGATCGCTGGAAATTTGCTATCGCAAGCGATGATCGCAGGTTGGGCCAAGCACGGGGTGCCGCTGCAGATGGCACCGGGATTGACGATGCTGGCGATCGCCGCGTTTGCGTGTCCGCTATTGAGCAAGCGTAATATCTACTGTTCGCACCTGTGTCCGCACGGCGCGGTTCAGCAGTTGATTAAAGGCCGGATCCGATACCAAATCAAATTGGGGCATTCGGTATCAAAGCTATTGATGCTGCTGCCGGGGTTGCTGCTGTTGTGGTGTCTGGTGGTCAGCATGGCTGCGTTGCCAATGAGTTTGGTCGACATCGAGCCGTTTGATGCCTACGTGTTTCGCATCGCAGGCTGGGCCACGATTGCGGTTTTCGTGGTCGGCGTTGTCGCGTCGCTGTTCATTCCGATGGCCTACTGCCGATTCGGATGCCCCACCGGACGCTTGCTTGACTACTTGCGATTCAACGCT